From a region of the Zingiber officinale cultivar Zhangliang chromosome 4B, Zo_v1.1, whole genome shotgun sequence genome:
- the LOC121975877 gene encoding putative septum site-determining protein minD homolog, chloroplastic, with the protein MASPFPRLLPSLPFSPSSPPPRIFPGKPLPRLRAAVSAALQWNRKPQLAGETPRVVVVTSGKGGVGKTTTTANVGLSLARFGFSVVAVDADAGLRNLDLLLGLENRVNYTAVEVLNGDCRLDQALIRDRRCPSLELLCISKPRSKLPLGFGAKALTWVVDALRSRPSGAPHFVLIDCPAGIDAGFITAIAPANEALLVTTPDITALRDADRVTGLLECDGIRDIKMVVNRVRTDLIRGEDMMSVIDVQEMLGLALLGVIPEDSEVIKSTNRGYPLVLNKPPTVAGLAFEQAAWRLVEQDTMTAVMVEEEPKKKGFFSFFGG; encoded by the coding sequence ATGGCCTCCCCCTTCCCCCGTCTCCTTCCATCACTCCCTTTCTCCCCTTCCTCTCCCCCTCCTCGCATCTTCCCCGGAAAGCCCCTCCCTCGCCTCCGTGCCGCGGTTTCTGCTGCCCTCCAGTGGAACCGCAAGCCTCAGCTCGCCGGTGAAACTCCGCGCGTGGTGGTCGTCACCTCCGGAAAGGGAGGAGTCGGAAAAACTACCACCACCGCTAACGTCGGTCTCTCCCTCGCCCGCTTCGGTTTCTCCGTGGTCGCCGTTGACGCCGACGCCGGCCTCCGTAACCTGGATCTCCTCCTCGGCCTCGAGAATCGCGTCAATTACACTGCGGTCGAAGTCCTCAACGGTGACTGCCGCCTCGATCAGGCCCTGATCCGCGACCGCCGCTGCCCCTCCCTCGAGCTCCTCTGCATCTCCAAGCCTCGCTCCAAGCTTCCCCTGGGATTCGGCGCTAAGGCTCTCACATGGGTCGTCGACGCCCTCCGCTCCAGGCCGTCAGGCGCTCCGCATTTCGTTCTCATTGACTGTCCCGCTGGCATTGACGCCGGGTTCATCACCGCCATAGCTCCGGCGAATGAGGCGCTACTCGTGACGACCCCTGACATCACCGCCCTCCGCGATGCTGACCGCGTCACCGGACTTCTCGAGTGTGATGGCATCCGGGATATCAAGATGGTCGTCAATCGGGtgcggacggatttgataagggGCGAGGACATGATGTCAGTGATCGATGTGCAGGAAATGCTTGGGCTTGCACTGCTCGGTGTTATCCCTGAGGATTCTGAGGTTATTAAGAGCACAAACAGAGGCTATCCACTTGTCCTGAATAAGCCCCCGACGGTGGCTGGGCTTGCATTCGAGCAGGCTGCGTGGAGGCTGGTTGAGCAGGACACGATGACGGCTGTCATGGTTGAAGAGGAGCCCAAGAAAAAgggcttcttttctttctttggtGGTTAA